From one Bradyrhizobium sp. Ash2021 genomic stretch:
- a CDS encoding galactosyl transferase, translating into MLTFIIPVRHPANSKNWDALKARLAQTITSISGQNSDRWQAIIVANSGADLPALPKGFSVERVDFAPNPKHERNAADDVEDFRDFFRIDKGRRVRAGMLAARNTNFFMIVDDDDFVSSRLADYVARHPDENGWYIDRGYMWSEGNLLLGAISKFFMLCGTSHIINARLYDLERLRRIDADDYMKRMLGSHIAVAQELAAAGAPLKALPFFGAIYRVGHPGAHSNSTGLMATFFKKATLANPLRFIKTALSLRLITPKLRREFFGADPA; encoded by the coding sequence ATGTTGACCTTCATCATACCGGTTCGCCATCCGGCAAATTCCAAGAACTGGGACGCCCTCAAGGCGCGGCTTGCGCAAACCATAACATCGATCTCGGGTCAGAATAGTGACCGTTGGCAAGCCATCATTGTGGCGAATAGCGGTGCGGACTTGCCCGCCCTGCCGAAAGGTTTTTCGGTTGAACGTGTCGATTTTGCGCCGAACCCGAAGCACGAACGCAATGCCGCAGACGACGTCGAGGATTTCCGGGACTTCTTCCGCATCGATAAGGGACGCCGCGTGCGCGCAGGAATGCTGGCGGCACGGAACACCAACTTTTTCATGATCGTCGATGACGACGATTTTGTTAGTTCCAGGCTCGCCGACTACGTCGCCAGGCATCCCGACGAAAATGGATGGTACATCGACCGCGGCTACATGTGGAGTGAAGGCAACCTGCTGCTCGGTGCCATCTCAAAGTTCTTCATGCTTTGCGGCACGTCCCACATTATCAATGCCCGGCTTTACGATCTGGAGAGGCTCAGGAGAATCGATGCAGACGACTACATGAAGCGCATGCTTGGCAGCCATATAGCCGTCGCTCAGGAACTGGCCGCAGCGGGAGCTCCGCTGAAGGCCCTCCCATTCTTCGGCGCGATCTACCGCGTCGGACATCCGGGGGCCCACAGCAACTCGACCGGGCTGATGGCAACTTTCTTCAAGAAAGCGACGCTCGCCAATCCGCTTCGTTTCATCAAGACCGCACTTTCGCTGAGACTCATTACGCCGAAGCTGCGACGTGAGTTTTTCGGAGCAGATCCCGCATAG
- a CDS encoding acyltransferase, which produces MTPGTAPDQKTATQLLTIQYLRGIASVMVVLHHIRNPWPNLYNPLQTFDMGEAGVDIFFIISGVVMYVSSRVEAPAVFVGLRLIRVAPLYWILTLCAASLLLLSGAAKPGITLLNDVILSALFIPHHSSIFAGTIWPVLNPAWTLYFEMFFYLIFAIGLFFRKPLLVSLCLIPLLVVLGQLVSTDESIFHTYTHPLLMYTHPLMLEFAAGIVLGWLFLNGNIPNVWLLLPAGVLALFAAHVLRFPNLFLQNGLCAALIMIGAVATERSFKIPEIRSLRLLGDASYSIYLTHALTLFVFRRVFLRLPLEGALQFALFAILAATASLLVGFFVYFKIERPMTRWLRSQFLATFAAKRGVAGQRLRETGSSVAVGPAAE; this is translated from the coding sequence ATGACTCCTGGAACCGCGCCGGATCAAAAAACAGCTACGCAGCTCTTGACCATCCAGTACCTGCGCGGCATCGCGTCCGTGATGGTGGTCCTGCACCACATCAGAAATCCCTGGCCGAATCTGTACAACCCGCTCCAAACGTTCGACATGGGCGAGGCCGGGGTCGATATCTTTTTCATCATCAGTGGCGTGGTGATGTATGTTTCGTCACGGGTCGAGGCGCCTGCAGTTTTTGTCGGATTGCGGCTCATTCGGGTCGCGCCGCTGTACTGGATCCTGACGCTCTGCGCGGCCAGCCTCCTTCTGCTGTCCGGTGCAGCCAAGCCCGGCATCACGCTCCTGAACGACGTGATACTTTCCGCGCTGTTCATTCCCCACCACAGCTCGATTTTTGCAGGCACGATCTGGCCGGTGTTGAACCCGGCCTGGACCCTGTATTTCGAAATGTTCTTCTACCTGATCTTTGCGATTGGCCTTTTCTTTCGCAAACCGCTCCTAGTCTCGCTTTGTCTGATTCCCCTGCTCGTTGTGCTCGGACAGCTTGTCTCCACCGATGAATCGATCTTTCACACCTATACGCACCCGCTATTGATGTATACGCATCCCCTGATGCTGGAATTTGCCGCAGGCATCGTGTTGGGATGGTTGTTCCTGAACGGGAATATTCCCAACGTCTGGCTGCTTTTGCCGGCAGGCGTTTTGGCGTTGTTCGCGGCACATGTTCTGCGCTTTCCGAACCTGTTTCTGCAAAATGGATTGTGCGCGGCGTTGATCATGATCGGCGCGGTCGCCACCGAGCGATCATTCAAGATTCCCGAAATTCGCTCGCTGCGGTTGCTTGGGGATGCGAGCTATTCGATCTATCTGACGCACGCGTTGACGCTTTTCGTGTTTCGCCGGGTCTTTCTTCGGCTGCCATTGGAAGGCGCTCTGCAGTTTGCGTTGTTCGCGATTCTCGCCGCAACAGCCTCGTTGCTGGTTGGATTTTTCGTCTACTTCAAGATCGAGCGTCCAATGACGCGCTGGCTGCGCTCGCAATTCCTTGCGACCTTCGCGGCCAAGCGCGGAGTTGCAGGCCAGCGATTGAGGGAGACCGGTTCGTCTGTCGCCGTGGGCC
- a CDS encoding glycoside hydrolase family 16 protein has product MILTKICKRVLLTLTILTAASTSARSAGWELVFSDEFNGDKLDRTKWATRYLYQNETMDHFNDENQRYRDGHVVADGVLNLIAKKMPGSVSLYESAMIRSHRTFYYGYYEARVFLPNAKGVWPAFWLEADYDIDGKTWHPPEIDIFEFVINGVEDKANSLHSNVVGPWSAQQYTYVDRSFELKFQNMYGSEDLNQGWHTVGFVWAPDKISLFWDGKLMYTRNYQWLRSDGKLGPPAHVDLNFAVGGSKWAGRHGIDEAAFPQTFKIDYLRVCQYTTSERGGRQCGPSELTPDPKQFGYSAPLNDMAKPAFLGVSKVVAGKRPNAGVLALSTSDKLDVEIPLKIPEDYPSDRTLQLTVYDKATGAIVGSANTKLQVEAGKKRADGSTVAVASLPAVQRPGNYILFGRLTADVPNGSGARQVLPSPVTCSTDVVQPAKATVCKLLYLDVQAQSH; this is encoded by the coding sequence ATGATCCTCACGAAGATTTGCAAACGTGTTCTCCTGACACTGACGATTCTCACGGCCGCTTCGACGTCCGCGCGGTCGGCGGGATGGGAACTGGTGTTTTCTGACGAGTTCAACGGCGACAAGCTCGATCGAACCAAGTGGGCGACGCGTTATCTCTACCAGAACGAAACGATGGATCATTTCAACGACGAGAATCAGCGCTACCGCGACGGCCACGTCGTGGCGGACGGCGTGCTCAACCTGATCGCAAAGAAGATGCCCGGATCGGTCAGTCTGTACGAATCCGCGATGATCCGCAGCCATCGAACATTCTATTACGGATATTACGAAGCGCGCGTGTTCCTGCCCAACGCAAAGGGAGTCTGGCCGGCGTTCTGGCTCGAGGCCGACTACGATATCGACGGCAAGACCTGGCATCCGCCGGAGATCGACATCTTCGAGTTTGTCATCAACGGCGTTGAGGACAAGGCGAACTCGCTGCATTCGAATGTGGTGGGCCCCTGGAGTGCCCAGCAATACACCTATGTCGATCGCTCCTTCGAGCTCAAGTTCCAGAACATGTATGGAAGCGAGGACCTCAATCAGGGCTGGCACACTGTTGGCTTCGTGTGGGCGCCCGACAAGATTTCGCTGTTCTGGGATGGCAAGCTGATGTACACGCGCAATTACCAGTGGCTGCGCAGCGACGGAAAGCTCGGTCCGCCGGCGCATGTCGACCTCAACTTCGCCGTCGGCGGCAGCAAATGGGCAGGCCGCCATGGCATTGATGAAGCCGCGTTTCCGCAGACCTTCAAGATCGACTATCTCCGCGTTTGTCAGTACACGACCTCCGAACGCGGCGGCCGGCAGTGCGGCCCGAGCGAATTGACGCCGGATCCAAAGCAATTTGGCTATTCCGCGCCGCTCAACGACATGGCGAAGCCGGCATTCCTGGGCGTCAGCAAGGTGGTGGCGGGCAAGCGGCCCAACGCAGGCGTCCTCGCGTTAAGCACCAGCGACAAGCTTGACGTCGAAATTCCGCTCAAAATCCCGGAAGACTATCCGTCCGATCGGACGCTTCAGCTGACCGTTTACGACAAGGCGACGGGCGCCATTGTGGGGTCCGCCAATACCAAGCTGCAGGTCGAGGCCGGCAAGAAGCGAGCCGATGGCTCCACCGTCGCCGTGGCCTCCCTGCCTGCCGTGCAGCGTCCGGGAAATTACATTCTGTTCGGCAGGCTGACCGCTGACGTGCCCAACGGCAGCGGAGCAAGGCAGGTGCTGCCCAGTCCGGTGACGTGCAGTACGGATGTCGTTCAGCCGGCCAAAGCCACGGTGTGCAAGCTACTTTATCTGGACGTGCAGGCGCAGTCGCATTGA
- a CDS encoding glycosyltransferase family 25 protein produces MATDATIPAFVINLDRDVARWQDISSALTRLGVPYERIPAIDAKKRMTLIRRVIRREFHFAPANRPMKAGEIGCYLSHIAALKRIVRQNLPMAVIFEDDAAFGERFQNFYRRDLPHFLTNTDIVKFEGIHYAHTSRSGISLVKGETAQLVVPLKPALGSAAYAVTRKGAMELIRALSVADRPLDHKLVYYDRHGIDFAETQPFLVSQAVYESSIELRNLDAPPLQPAERFRQGLASIGRGAKRIAYVAKLLVKRRLLGTKSPTVA; encoded by the coding sequence GTGGCAACCGACGCTACAATACCTGCCTTCGTCATCAATCTTGATCGAGACGTTGCGCGATGGCAGGACATTTCGAGTGCGCTGACGCGGCTCGGAGTCCCCTATGAAAGAATTCCCGCAATCGACGCCAAGAAACGGATGACGCTTATTCGTCGGGTGATCCGCCGCGAATTCCATTTCGCTCCCGCCAATCGCCCGATGAAGGCAGGGGAAATCGGCTGCTATCTGTCGCACATTGCCGCGCTGAAGCGCATCGTGCGGCAAAACCTGCCGATGGCGGTCATCTTCGAGGACGACGCCGCGTTCGGCGAACGTTTTCAGAACTTCTACCGGCGCGATCTGCCGCACTTCCTGACGAATACCGATATCGTGAAATTCGAAGGCATTCACTATGCGCACACGTCCAGGTCGGGCATCTCGCTCGTCAAGGGCGAAACAGCCCAGCTCGTCGTTCCCCTGAAGCCTGCGCTGGGATCCGCTGCCTATGCCGTCACCCGAAAGGGCGCAATGGAACTCATAAGGGCGCTATCGGTCGCCGACCGGCCACTTGACCACAAGCTCGTCTATTACGATCGGCACGGGATTGATTTCGCAGAGACCCAACCGTTTCTCGTTAGTCAGGCAGTCTATGAAAGCAGCATCGAGTTGCGCAACCTCGATGCCCCCCCGTTGCAGCCCGCGGAGCGGTTTCGTCAGGGGCTTGCCTCCATCGGTCGCGGCGCGAAGCGGATCGCCTACGTTGCAAAGCTCCTGGTCAAGCGACGTTTGCTTGGAACGAAATCTCCAACCGTCGCCTGA